In Neomonachus schauinslandi chromosome 6, ASM220157v2, whole genome shotgun sequence, a genomic segment contains:
- the TMEM273 gene encoding transmembrane protein 273 → MLLRVLSAFLQVPHLVLPRNVGGAPVLATGKSAEAEIDIKYAIIGTALGVAISAVFLVLKICMIRKHLFDIDSSDLRSTNPGFNDTITLKKRVPR, encoded by the exons ATGTTGCTGCGAGTACTAAGTGCATTCCTGCAAGTGCCTCACCTGGTTTTGCCTCGAA atGTTGGAGGAGCTCCAGTGTTAGCAACGGGCAAGTCTGCTGAGGCTGAAATCG atATCAAGTACGCCATCATCGGGACGGCTCTGGGCGTCGCCATATCGGCTGTCTTCCTGGTCTTGAAGATCTGCATGATCAGGAAACATTTGTTTGATATCGACTCCTCGGACTTGAGAAGCACAAACCCAGGCTTCAACG aTACCATCACACTAAAGAAGAGAGTCCCAAGGTAA